The Devosia sp. SD17-2 genome includes a region encoding these proteins:
- a CDS encoding aldehyde dehydrogenase family protein has translation MNKIMQIFDSLDYGPAPEAPDQAIAWLDSKGRKFGHFINGVWTEPGQTFTADNPATGAPLAEITNGTEADVDAAVRAARDAFPAWSGMKGYQRGKFLYAIARMIQKHARLFAVLETMDNGKPIRESRDADIPLVARHFYHHAGWATHIEREFPDHVPYGVCGQIIPWNFPLPMLAWKIAPALAAGNTVVLKPAEFTSLTALLFAEICERVGLPKGVVNIVTGEGDTGSAIVNHSDVDKIAFTGSTEVGKIIRQATAGTGKGLSLELGGKSPYIVFEDADLDSAVEGLVDAIWFNQGQVCCAGSRLLVHESIEERFIAKVKARMDKLRVGDPLDKSIDIGALVAPVQVERIRDLMKRGVAEGAVVYEPDGDIPGEGCFLKPALVTNVSPANTLVSEEIFGPVLVAMSFRTPEEAVQLANNTKYGLAATLWSENINLALDIAPKLKAGVVWINGTNQFDAAIGFGGYKESGFGREGGREGMANYLKPKWEKALKPAPALPAITLASSVNPLDGGALDQTAKLYIGGKQVRPDSGYNRPVVGPDGKLVGEVGEGNRKDIRNAVEKARGALGWASTAAHSRAQVLYFLAENLDYRRDEFAARIKAQTGVDGTEEVEQSIERIFAFAGWADKYDGAVHNPPMRAIAAAMVEPLGVIGIVTPDSKPLLSVSTLLASTLAIGNCVVLVPSQTAPLTATDLYQVLETSDVPAGVVNIVTGDSLNLAKTLAEHDGVDGMWYFGSAEGSAMVERASVGNLKQTFTSRGLEHDFTAPHFAGDYLLGKATQVKNVWIPYGA, from the coding sequence ATGAACAAGATCATGCAAATCTTTGACAGTCTCGACTACGGCCCGGCTCCCGAGGCACCCGATCAGGCCATTGCCTGGCTCGACAGCAAGGGACGGAAATTCGGCCATTTTATCAATGGCGTATGGACCGAGCCCGGCCAGACATTTACGGCAGATAACCCCGCAACCGGCGCGCCGCTGGCTGAGATCACCAATGGCACCGAGGCCGATGTCGATGCGGCGGTGAGGGCTGCGCGCGACGCGTTTCCGGCATGGAGCGGGATGAAGGGTTATCAGCGCGGCAAGTTTTTGTATGCCATCGCCCGGATGATCCAGAAGCACGCAAGGCTGTTCGCCGTGCTCGAAACCATGGACAATGGCAAGCCGATCCGCGAGAGCCGGGATGCCGATATCCCATTGGTGGCACGGCATTTTTATCATCATGCCGGTTGGGCGACGCATATCGAGCGCGAGTTCCCCGACCATGTGCCCTATGGGGTCTGTGGGCAGATCATCCCGTGGAATTTTCCGCTTCCGATGCTGGCCTGGAAAATCGCCCCGGCGCTGGCGGCGGGCAATACTGTGGTGCTGAAGCCAGCCGAGTTTACCTCGCTGACGGCGCTGCTTTTCGCCGAGATTTGTGAGCGCGTGGGCCTGCCCAAGGGTGTGGTCAATATCGTGACCGGCGAGGGCGACACTGGTTCGGCCATCGTAAATCATTCTGATGTCGACAAGATTGCCTTTACCGGCTCGACCGAGGTTGGAAAAATCATCCGTCAGGCGACGGCTGGCACGGGCAAGGGGCTGAGCCTCGAGCTTGGCGGCAAAAGCCCCTATATCGTCTTTGAAGATGCCGATCTCGATAGTGCGGTCGAAGGTCTGGTCGATGCCATCTGGTTCAATCAGGGGCAGGTGTGCTGCGCCGGCTCGCGGCTGCTCGTTCATGAAAGCATCGAGGAGCGCTTCATCGCAAAGGTGAAGGCCCGCATGGACAAGCTCCGTGTCGGCGATCCCCTTGATAAATCAATTGATATTGGTGCGCTGGTGGCGCCGGTACAGGTCGAGCGCATTCGAGATCTGATGAAGCGCGGCGTGGCCGAGGGCGCTGTGGTCTATGAGCCCGATGGCGATATTCCGGGGGAGGGGTGCTTCCTCAAGCCGGCGCTCGTCACCAATGTTTCGCCGGCTAACACGCTGGTTTCCGAAGAGATTTTCGGGCCGGTGCTGGTGGCCATGAGCTTCCGGACGCCGGAAGAGGCGGTGCAGCTCGCCAACAATACGAAATATGGTCTCGCGGCGACGCTCTGGAGCGAAAACATCAATCTCGCCCTCGACATAGCGCCCAAGCTCAAGGCGGGCGTGGTGTGGATCAATGGCACCAATCAGTTCGATGCGGCGATTGGTTTTGGCGGCTACAAGGAAAGCGGCTTTGGCCGCGAAGGTGGCCGCGAGGGCATGGCTAACTATCTGAAGCCAAAGTGGGAAAAGGCGCTGAAGCCGGCTCCCGCCTTGCCGGCGATTACCCTCGCCTCGAGCGTCAATCCGCTTGATGGCGGGGCGCTGGACCAGACGGCAAAGCTCTATATTGGCGGCAAGCAGGTGCGGCCGGACAGCGGCTATAATAGGCCGGTTGTCGGACCGGATGGGAAGCTGGTTGGCGAGGTTGGGGAAGGCAATCGCAAGGATATCCGCAACGCTGTCGAGAAGGCGCGCGGGGCCCTTGGATGGGCCAGCACGGCCGCCCATTCCCGGGCGCAAGTGCTTTATTTCCTTGCAGAAAATCTCGATTATCGCCGGGATGAATTTGCCGCGCGGATCAAGGCGCAGACCGGGGTGGATGGGACCGAGGAGGTGGAGCAATCCATCGAGCGGATCTTTGCTTTTGCCGGTTGGGCCGACAAATATGACGGGGCCGTGCACAACCCGCCGATGCGGGCGATTGCGGCGGCGATGGTGGAGCCTCTGGGCGTCATCGGCATCGTCACACCTGATAGCAAACCGCTACTAAGTGTTAGCACACTGTTAGCATCGACGCTGGCAATAGGGAATTGCGTGGTACTTGTGCCATCGCAAACCGCGCCGCTCACCGCAACCGATCTCTACCAGGTGCTGGAAACCTCCGACGTCCCCGCCGGGGTGGTCAATATCGTCACCGGCGACAGCCTCAACCTCGCCAAGACGCTGGCCGAGCATGATGGGGTCGATGGCATGTGGTATTTCGGCTCGGCCGAGGGCTCGGCCATGGTCGAGCGGGCCTCGGTGGGTAATCTCAAGCAGACTTTTACCAGCCGCGGTCTCGAGCATGATTTCACCGCGCCGCACTTTGCCGGGGACTATCTCCTCGGCAAGGCGACGCAGGTGAAAAACGTCTGGATCCCCTACGGAGCGTAA
- a CDS encoding FUSC family protein, which translates to MEELPRVSPLDDPYLALRTALGVLICLVLAEPLGITMPMLPVVMCMSIMSGQRGGLGPRIFATPIALPIVGIVFSWIAAVTVNEPMVFTLVNILMAVGGLALMLFRGSRGGMMLTVFPLLMAMAALYSDYALAVMRDSFVMGGVAMGAAIVGLNLLFPPTTRIVHEEDIRPLVSNQGMKHLLIRSAVYLPAMLLVFASGDMNMLIIPIMIIFVCAEPRRGTQMNQVIDRGGGTVVGGLIAAAALIIYALIPEVWILILLCTLVTYVLIDKMTTGKGRPLIYQYTCSAALVMILQATQGGRDALEVVLQRVVMTGGAMVAAILVLALLEAIFLDPEPTEQAEALPA; encoded by the coding sequence ATGGAAGAGCTCCCCCGCGTCAGCCCTCTGGACGACCCCTATCTCGCCCTGCGCACAGCGCTGGGCGTCCTGATCTGCCTCGTTCTCGCCGAGCCGCTGGGCATCACCATGCCCATGCTGCCTGTCGTCATGTGCATGAGCATCATGTCCGGGCAGCGCGGTGGCCTTGGTCCACGTATCTTTGCCACCCCGATTGCCCTGCCGATCGTCGGCATCGTCTTCAGCTGGATTGCGGCGGTCACGGTGAACGAGCCGATGGTCTTCACGCTCGTCAACATCCTCATGGCGGTTGGTGGGCTGGCGCTCATGCTGTTTCGCGGCTCGCGCGGCGGCATGATGCTGACCGTCTTCCCGCTCCTGATGGCCATGGCGGCGCTCTATTCGGATTACGCACTAGCGGTCATGCGCGATAGCTTCGTCATGGGGGGCGTGGCAATGGGCGCCGCGATCGTCGGGCTCAATCTCCTGTTCCCGCCAACCACCAGGATTGTGCACGAGGAAGATATCCGGCCCCTCGTCAGCAATCAGGGGATGAAGCACCTCCTGATCCGCAGCGCCGTCTATCTCCCGGCGATGCTGCTGGTCTTTGCCTCTGGCGACATGAACATGTTGATCATCCCCATCATGATCATCTTCGTCTGCGCCGAGCCGCGTCGCGGCACGCAGATGAACCAGGTGATCGACCGAGGTGGCGGCACTGTCGTCGGCGGCCTGATTGCCGCCGCCGCCCTCATCATCTACGCCCTCATCCCCGAGGTCTGGATCCTCATCCTGCTCTGTACGCTGGTGACCTATGTCCTCATCGACAAGATGACCACCGGCAAGGGTCGCCCGCTCATCTATCAATACACCTGCTCAGCGGCCCTGGTGATGATCCTGCAGGCCACGCAAGGTGGTCGCGATGCTCTCGAAGTGGTGCTGCAGCGTGTGGTGATGACCGGCGGGGCCATGGTCGCCGCCATTCTGGTGCTGGCGCTGCTCGAGGCCATCTTCCTCGACCCCGAACCCACCGAGCAAGCAGAAGCTCTGCCCGCCTGA
- a CDS encoding HlyD family secretion protein has product MAQAVTPSDKPNTALERTGVPSAQPVPEVVTVSSTTELAAEPSPEDIAAAKAKRKKAGRIALFLLLILVACFAWYPLSDRHAPFASAGAVTADVTSISARVPGPVTEVAIRDNAAVKAGDTLFTIDDTTYRMDVELAKAQLEQVLNSVSSGVAAIPAAQAKLEQAQLALVNAVDDLDRQVQLHAKGLVSPTKLAQAELAKSNAELNVQAARADLERTTTASGGADDSNPNIRTARANLEKAEFALANTRVVAPADGYVTNVTLTEGQFVGAGTGALTFINPATQMVIADFRENQLINVEPGDKATVVFEAAPGKKFSATVESIAWGINAGRTTANGLAQPTTDTRWFPPARKIPVRIALDDLSDLPANIRLGSEAGVLIEPDEGIIPAIAQALLSFNGFISGLN; this is encoded by the coding sequence ATGGCACAGGCCGTAACACCCAGCGACAAGCCAAATACCGCACTGGAGAGGACAGGTGTCCCCTCTGCGCAGCCCGTGCCTGAGGTCGTTACCGTCTCATCCACCACCGAGCTCGCGGCAGAACCCTCGCCCGAAGACATTGCCGCGGCCAAGGCCAAGCGCAAGAAGGCTGGGCGCATTGCCCTCTTTCTGCTGCTTATCCTTGTGGCCTGCTTTGCCTGGTATCCGCTGTCGGACCGCCACGCGCCCTTCGCCAGCGCCGGCGCCGTCACGGCAGACGTGACCTCGATTTCCGCCCGCGTGCCGGGTCCGGTGACCGAAGTCGCCATCCGCGACAACGCTGCCGTCAAGGCCGGCGACACGCTCTTTACCATCGATGACACCACCTATCGGATGGACGTCGAACTCGCCAAGGCGCAGCTCGAACAGGTGCTGAACTCGGTTTCTTCCGGTGTGGCGGCCATTCCTGCTGCCCAGGCCAAGCTTGAACAGGCGCAACTGGCGCTGGTCAATGCCGTGGATGATCTCGACCGGCAGGTCCAGCTCCATGCCAAGGGCCTCGTCTCGCCGACCAAGCTCGCCCAGGCGGAATTGGCCAAATCCAATGCCGAGCTGAATGTTCAGGCTGCCCGCGCCGACCTCGAACGCACCACCACGGCCAGCGGCGGCGCCGACGATTCCAATCCAAACATCCGCACCGCGCGCGCCAATCTTGAAAAGGCCGAGTTTGCGCTCGCCAACACTAGGGTTGTTGCCCCCGCCGATGGCTATGTCACCAATGTGACCCTCACCGAAGGCCAGTTCGTCGGCGCCGGCACGGGTGCGCTCACCTTCATCAATCCGGCCACCCAGATGGTCATCGCCGATTTCCGCGAAAACCAGCTGATCAACGTCGAGCCGGGCGACAAGGCCACCGTCGTCTTTGAAGCCGCGCCGGGCAAGAAGTTCTCCGCCACGGTGGAAAGCATCGCCTGGGGCATCAATGCCGGCCGCACGACCGCCAATGGCCTCGCCCAGCCGACCACCGACACACGCTGGTTCCCGCCAGCCCGCAAGATCCCTGTCCGGATCGCGCTCGACGATCTCTCCGACCTTCCGGCCAATATTCGCCTGGGCTCGGAAGCCGGTGTGCTGATCGAGCCGGACGAAGGCATCATTCCGGCCATCGCCCAGGCCCTGCTGAGCTTCAACGGCTTCATCTCGGGCCTCAACTAA
- a CDS encoding MarR family transcriptional regulator, translating to MDDILLPLEDLIRELSTEITQIHRWMAEAAGLNTTDLMALYFIRNGEGAATPKLLAENLGLTSGATAILLNRLEERGLVERTPHPKDRRAVLLSLGAQAALEPFADIRKRVREANANVFESLSPEEARIVRDFLARTLENSRKTLQNLRTAAAAGKESPKS from the coding sequence ATGGATGACATTTTGCTGCCGCTGGAGGATCTGATCCGCGAGCTGTCGACTGAAATCACCCAGATTCACCGCTGGATGGCAGAGGCAGCCGGGCTCAACACCACCGATCTGATGGCGCTCTATTTCATCCGGAATGGCGAGGGTGCGGCGACGCCGAAGTTGCTCGCGGAAAACCTGGGCCTCACCAGCGGCGCAACGGCAATCCTGCTCAACCGCCTCGAGGAGCGCGGCCTTGTCGAACGCACTCCTCACCCCAAGGATCGCAGGGCAGTCCTGCTTTCGCTTGGCGCCCAGGCGGCGCTCGAGCCGTTTGCCGACATTCGCAAGCGGGTGCGCGAAGCCAATGCCAATGTGTTTGAAAGTCTTTCGCCCGAGGAGGCAAGGATAGTGCGGGACTTTCTCGCCCGAACGCTCGAAAACTCACGCAAGACGCTACAAAACCTGAGGACTGCAGCTGCAGCGGGCAAGGAAAGCCCGAAGTCATAA
- the deoA gene encoding thymidine phosphorylase: MLPQEIIAAKRDGLALDPASIEAFVGGYTKGSVSHAQAAAFAMAVYFQGMSMEERVALTLAMRDSGAVLDWSDLDGPVADKHSTGGVGDNVSLMLAPILAALGIYVPMISGRGLGHTGGTLDKFDAIPGYTTSPDNVLFRKVVREVGCAIIGQTADLAPADKTLYAIRDVTGTVESVPLITASILSKKLAAGLGALVLDVKTGSGAFMPTLERSRELAESLVAVANGAGLKTSALITDMNEPLASAAGNGLEVRNAVDFLTGAHQDPRLRKVTLALCAELVLMSGKAGSIGEALSLVTDALDDGRAAEKFGAMVAALGGPDDFIENMDRHLVPAPIVRDVFAISAGVVGEIDTRGVGMAVVALGGGRTNPADSIDHRVGFDRLAGLGESVDGGRPIARLHAADEASAAEAERRLRAAYRFGNAIVPPPLIAGRINPT; this comes from the coding sequence ATGTTGCCGCAGGAAATCATCGCCGCCAAACGGGACGGGCTCGCGCTCGACCCGGCCAGTATCGAGGCTTTTGTTGGCGGTTATACCAAGGGTTCCGTCTCCCACGCCCAGGCCGCAGCTTTCGCTATGGCAGTCTATTTTCAGGGCATGAGCATGGAGGAGCGCGTGGCGCTGACGCTGGCCATGCGCGACAGCGGCGCGGTGCTCGATTGGTCCGATCTCGATGGGCCGGTGGCCGACAAGCATTCAACCGGCGGGGTGGGCGACAATGTCTCGCTCATGCTGGCGCCGATCCTGGCTGCGCTGGGCATTTACGTGCCGATGATTTCCGGGCGCGGGCTGGGCCATACCGGGGGCACGCTCGACAAATTCGACGCCATACCCGGTTACACGACCAGTCCCGACAATGTGCTTTTCCGCAAGGTGGTGCGGGAGGTGGGCTGCGCCATTATCGGTCAGACGGCCGATCTCGCCCCGGCCGACAAGACGCTTTACGCCATTCGCGATGTGACCGGGACGGTGGAATCCGTGCCGCTGATCACCGCGTCCATCCTCAGCAAAAAGCTGGCGGCGGGGCTTGGGGCGCTGGTGCTCGACGTGAAGACCGGCAGCGGCGCCTTCATGCCGACGCTTGAGAGATCGCGCGAACTGGCGGAGAGCCTTGTGGCGGTGGCCAATGGGGCGGGGCTGAAGACCAGTGCGTTGATAACCGACATGAACGAGCCGCTGGCCAGCGCCGCCGGGAACGGGCTAGAAGTGCGCAATGCCGTCGATTTTCTGACCGGGGCGCACCAGGACCCGCGGCTGCGTAAGGTAACGCTGGCGCTTTGTGCCGAGCTGGTGCTGATGAGCGGGAAAGCGGGGAGCATCGGCGAGGCACTGTCGCTGGTGACCGATGCGCTCGATGATGGACGGGCGGCGGAGAAATTCGGGGCTATGGTCGCGGCGCTGGGTGGGCCTGACGATTTCATCGAGAACATGGACCGCCATCTCGTCCCGGCGCCGATCGTGCGCGATGTATTTGCCATCAGCGCGGGGGTGGTCGGCGAGATCGATACGCGCGGGGTCGGCATGGCGGTGGTGGCGCTGGGGGGCGGGCGCACCAATCCGGCCGACAGCATTGATCATCGGGTCGGGTTTGACCGGCTGGCGGGGCTCGGCGAGAGCGTGGATGGCGGTCGACCGATTGCGCGTCTCCATGCTGCGGACGAGGCCAGTGCCGCCGAGGCAGAGCGCAGGCTGCGCGCCGCCTATCGGTTCGGGAACGCAATTGTCCCCCCGCCGCTTATTGCAGGGCGGATCAATCCCACCTAA
- a CDS encoding phosphopentomutase, which produces MPRAIVCLLDSVGIGGAPDAAAYGDVGANTLGHIAEWAAAGKADRDGLRSGALMVPNMDAMGLGAAVKLSTGVTPPGLSDTPGGGRFGVGREVSKGKDTPSGHWEIAGVPVPFEWGYFPQTEPSFPPDLIAEFIKRAGLPGILGDKHASGTDIIAALGEEHIRTGKPICYTSVDSVFQIAAHESHFGLERLYEICKIAFELTAPLKIGRVIARPFVGEDATSFKRTGNRRDFAIAPPEATLLDRNSAAGNQVYAIGKLSDIYAGSGVTHKIKGTGIPQLFDKTLDAMEMADDRAFIMTNFVDFDSEYGHRRDVPGYAAALEYFDTRLPEIIARMRHDDLLILTADHGNDPTWPGTDHTREQVPILVFSPALPPGKIGIRSSFADIGESIAAWLGLAPGRHGKSFL; this is translated from the coding sequence ATGCCCCGCGCCATAGTCTGCCTCCTCGACAGCGTCGGCATTGGCGGCGCACCAGACGCTGCGGCCTACGGGGATGTGGGGGCCAATACGCTTGGGCATATCGCCGAGTGGGCCGCTGCGGGCAAGGCGGATCGGGACGGGCTGCGTTCCGGCGCGCTGATGGTGCCCAATATGGACGCGATGGGGCTCGGCGCAGCGGTAAAGCTCTCCACCGGCGTCACGCCGCCGGGACTGTCGGATACGCCAGGAGGCGGCCGTTTCGGCGTGGGGCGCGAAGTGTCCAAGGGCAAGGATACGCCATCCGGGCATTGGGAAATCGCCGGCGTGCCGGTGCCCTTCGAATGGGGCTATTTCCCGCAGACCGAGCCGAGCTTTCCGCCAGACCTGATTGCCGAATTTATCAAGCGCGCCGGATTGCCGGGCATTCTGGGCGACAAGCACGCCTCGGGCACCGATATCATTGCCGCGCTGGGCGAGGAGCATATCCGCACCGGCAAGCCGATCTGCTACACCTCGGTGGACAGCGTCTTCCAGATTGCGGCCCACGAGAGCCATTTCGGGCTCGAGCGCCTCTACGAGATCTGCAAAATCGCCTTCGAATTGACCGCGCCGCTGAAGATCGGGCGTGTGATTGCGCGGCCCTTCGTGGGCGAGGATGCGACAAGCTTCAAGCGCACGGGCAATCGTCGGGATTTTGCCATTGCCCCGCCCGAGGCGACGCTGCTCGACCGCAATAGTGCGGCGGGCAACCAAGTCTATGCCATCGGCAAGCTTTCGGACATCTATGCCGGCTCGGGCGTGACCCATAAAATCAAGGGCACGGGCATTCCGCAGCTCTTCGACAAGACGCTGGACGCCATGGAAATGGCCGATGACCGCGCCTTCATCATGACCAATTTCGTCGATTTCGACAGTGAATATGGCCATCGCCGCGATGTGCCGGGCTATGCGGCGGCGCTTGAATATTTCGATACGCGCCTGCCCGAGATCATTGCACGGATGCGGCATGATGATCTGCTGATCCTCACGGCAGATCATGGTAATGACCCGACCTGGCCGGGGACCGACCACACGCGCGAGCAGGTGCCGATCCTCGTCTTTTCCCCAGCCCTGCCGCCGGGGAAGATTGGCATTCGATCTTCATTCGCCGATATTGGCGAGAGTATAGCCGCTTGGCTGGGCCTGGCTCCGGGCCGCCACGGCAAGTCCTTCCTGTAG
- the upp gene encoding uracil phosphoribosyltransferase — protein sequence MSVSAGNVTVLDHPLIQHKLTIMRNKETSIAGFRRLLREIAHLMCYEVTRDLELEMIDIDTPMAPMQSPAIKGKKLVFASILRAGNGLLDGMLDLVPAARVAHIGMYRDHETLEPVEYYFKAPSSLDDRLIIVVDPMLATGNSATAAIEKLKERGANNIRFLCLLAAPEGIKNFTESQPDVPVYTAAIDTHLNELGYIVPGLGDAGDRMYGTK from the coding sequence ATGAGCGTTAGTGCGGGCAATGTAACGGTCCTCGATCATCCCCTGATCCAGCACAAGCTGACGATCATGCGCAACAAGGAGACTTCCATTGCGGGTTTCCGGCGCCTGCTGCGCGAGATCGCGCATCTGATGTGCTATGAGGTGACGCGCGATCTCGAGCTCGAAATGATCGATATCGACACCCCGATGGCGCCGATGCAGTCGCCCGCGATCAAGGGCAAGAAGCTGGTGTTTGCCTCGATCCTGCGCGCCGGCAATGGCCTGCTCGACGGCATGCTCGATCTCGTGCCGGCCGCACGCGTGGCCCATATCGGCATGTATCGCGACCACGAGACGCTGGAGCCAGTGGAATATTACTTCAAGGCCCCCTCGAGCCTCGATGACCGGTTGATCATCGTTGTCGATCCGATGCTGGCGACCGGCAATTCGGCGACCGCGGCCATCGAAAAGCTCAAGGAGCGCGGCGCCAACAATATCCGCTTCCTGTGCCTCCTCGCCGCGCCGGAAGGGATCAAGAACTTTACCGAGAGCCAGCCCGACGTGCCGGTCTATACCGCGGCCATCGATACGCACCTCAATGAGCTGGGCTATATCGTCCCTGGTCTCGGCGACGCCGGCGACCGCATGTACGGCACTAAGTAA
- a CDS encoding VOC family protein, translating into MAKLVHSMIRVIDEARSVAYYEKAFGLKIADRVDFPDFTLVYMTGDEVGFELELTINKGRTEPYALGDGYGHLAVVVDDVAAEHARFTAEGLTVGKLVDFKNGDVQVAKFFFATDPDGYKIEVIQKGGRFK; encoded by the coding sequence ATGGCAAAACTTGTTCACTCGATGATCCGTGTCATCGATGAGGCGCGCTCTGTTGCCTATTACGAGAAGGCCTTTGGTCTCAAGATCGCGGACCGGGTGGATTTTCCCGATTTCACGCTGGTCTACATGACCGGCGACGAGGTGGGTTTTGAGCTTGAGTTGACCATCAACAAGGGCCGCACCGAGCCTTATGCGCTGGGCGATGGCTATGGCCATCTGGCCGTGGTGGTGGATGATGTCGCGGCCGAGCATGCCCGGTTTACGGCCGAAGGCCTGACCGTGGGCAAGCTGGTCGACTTCAAGAATGGCGACGTGCAGGTCGCCAAATTCTTCTTTGCCACCGATCCCGATGGCTACAAGATCGAAGTCATCCAGAAGGGTGGTCGGTTCAAGTAA
- a CDS encoding HAD family phosphatase — MDDTIIPVFDLGGVFVDWNPMYLFRKLFETEEDALWFHQNICTSDWNLEFDAGELYSEGVAKLVTRFPKYWREIKAFDERWTETFGPFIQGTIDIHNELIDQDIPTFAITNFSWEKWMSRLGEWPFLEKFDGVIVSGLENLVKPDPRIYRVFCERYGLAPDSCVFIDDSEPNIVAARKFGMHGIHFKNPEHLRADLIALGLPLKAK, encoded by the coding sequence ATGGACGACACAATTATTCCCGTCTTCGACCTCGGCGGCGTCTTCGTCGACTGGAACCCGATGTACCTGTTCCGCAAGCTCTTCGAGACCGAAGAGGATGCGCTCTGGTTCCACCAGAACATCTGCACGAGCGACTGGAATCTCGAATTCGACGCCGGCGAACTCTATTCGGAAGGTGTCGCCAAGCTCGTTACCCGCTTCCCCAAATACTGGCGCGAGATCAAGGCCTTTGACGAACGCTGGACCGAAACCTTCGGCCCCTTCATCCAGGGCACGATCGACATCCATAATGAGCTGATCGACCAGGACATCCCGACCTTTGCCATCACCAATTTTTCCTGGGAAAAATGGATGAGCCGGCTCGGTGAGTGGCCCTTCCTCGAAAAGTTCGACGGCGTCATCGTCTCGGGCCTCGAAAATCTCGTCAAACCCGATCCGCGCATCTATCGCGTCTTCTGCGAGCGCTATGGCCTGGCACCTGATTCCTGCGTCTTCATCGACGACAGCGAGCCCAATATCGTGGCCGCCCGCAAGTTCGGCATGCACGGCATTCACTTCAAGAACCCCGAACACCTGCGCGCCGACCTGATCGCGCTGGGCCTGCCGCTCAAGGCAAAGTAA
- a CDS encoding TadE/TadG family type IV pilus assembly protein: MGTFSTLTGKFRHFVRAERGVAAVEFALILPIMLAIYVGCTEAGGLLITDRKVQSVAGAVGDLVARSNKNLASADLEDYFLAATSIMSPYTVNDLMQTVTAVTVSDAGKATVAWSVEYVGGTMGPSTRHTPSEDYDLPEEMIDIARGHTVIAAEADYVYRPLLGLFFDPRIDLHRSNFFLPRFGGGITVNY, from the coding sequence ATGGGCACGTTTTCAACCCTCACAGGCAAGTTCAGGCACTTTGTCCGTGCCGAGCGCGGTGTCGCCGCGGTGGAATTTGCGTTGATCCTGCCGATCATGCTGGCGATTTATGTCGGCTGCACCGAGGCCGGTGGCCTGCTGATCACCGACCGCAAGGTGCAGTCTGTCGCCGGCGCCGTCGGCGACCTTGTCGCCCGGTCGAACAAGAATTTGGCGAGCGCCGACCTTGAGGACTATTTCCTGGCCGCCACTAGCATCATGTCGCCCTATACCGTAAACGACCTCATGCAGACGGTAACTGCGGTGACCGTCTCCGATGCCGGCAAGGCTACCGTCGCCTGGTCTGTCGAGTATGTAGGCGGAACCATGGGCCCAAGCACCCGCCACACGCCCAGCGAAGACTATGACCTGCCCGAAGAGATGATCGACATCGCTCGCGGCCACACTGTCATCGCCGCCGAGGCCGATTATGTCTACAGGCCGCTTCTCGGTCTCTTCTTCGATCCCAGGATCGACCTCCACCGGTCCAACTTCTTCCTGCCCCGCTTTGGCGGCGGCATAACCGTCAACTACTAG
- a CDS encoding TadE family protein — MLEFALLAPVFFGILAAIMQTAMVFLASQFLESAVHNSSRTIRTGTAQQTNWSLADFRNTLCDGLYSLVNCNNLHIEVDVLNNFAAANVEPPYDRSCEEDCGWTRPEKWVPGPASSIVLVQVHYKFPLILPFAQLASNALPDGSMLLGSATVFRNEPY; from the coding sequence ATGCTTGAATTTGCCCTGCTCGCGCCTGTCTTCTTCGGAATTTTGGCTGCAATCATGCAGACCGCAATGGTTTTCCTGGCCAGCCAGTTTCTCGAAAGCGCGGTGCACAATTCCAGCCGGACCATCCGCACCGGAACCGCCCAGCAGACCAACTGGAGCCTTGCCGATTTCCGCAACACGCTTTGCGACGGCCTTTATAGTCTGGTGAACTGCAATAATTTGCACATCGAGGTCGACGTCCTCAACAATTTCGCAGCCGCCAATGTCGAACCACCCTACGACCGGTCCTGCGAAGAAGACTGCGGTTGGACGCGTCCGGAAAAATGGGTTCCCGGCCCCGCCTCATCCATCGTGCTGGTCCAGGTCCACTACAAATTCCCGCTCATTCTGCCCTTTGCGCAGCTGGCGAGCAACGCCTTGCCGGACGGATCCATGCTGCTCGGCTCCGCCACAGTCTTCCGGAACGAGCCGTACTGA